In Nonomuraea muscovyensis, one genomic interval encodes:
- a CDS encoding NAD(P)-binding protein — protein sequence MGDIDPRHARDLGMSRPISRRDFFDGVAVAAIGPAVGTVAATGHAAGRRRAPAQEGDAFPPRRTGLRGDTADSLAVPHALRDGRFWEHAGDPEPTGEHYDLVVVGGGVSGVSAAYEWLRHEPRARVLILDNHDEIGGQARRAEFRPPGRKGALIGQGGSRVLASPETWTPEGKDLLARLGVEVKRLRRHVDEGLYPGLGLHEGVMCDRETFPVEGLHRMVPGTPPERWTGRLPLADQARRDLLRLVTNPPDWWPELPVEEKEERLAGMTYSDFLMDVCGVHPDVELFHRTLPNARWGYDARAFGAIDAWGCGYPGFQGLGLDPDKPSRFCSPTVKKEWAGDQDVPCLPEGLQALVRMMVGRMIPGFATATTMDGVTTARYDYGRLDVPGNRVRFRLSSPVVSVRNDGDPGDATSATVAYFDGHRVRTVGAGAVVMACWAVVVPHVVQDLPEAQRAALSETVKIPLLEATVQVRDWRAWRRAGVHRVRWTGAYWCLSELGQPVGAPDYDCPRDPGEPITVHLVATPCQSELGPARGAAAGRRALLRTPYGHLEYTIRDQLARLLGPGGFDPAADIEAVTVHRWGHGYAPEYCRPWHDFYPDGPFPADTARRRLGRIAIAGSDAVPAARADAAVTAAYRAVAELLG from the coding sequence ATGGGCGACATCGACCCGCGCCACGCGCGCGACCTCGGGATGAGCCGGCCGATCTCGCGCCGCGACTTCTTCGACGGCGTCGCGGTGGCCGCGATCGGCCCGGCTGTCGGCACGGTAGCCGCGACCGGTCACGCCGCCGGCCGGCGCCGGGCCCCCGCCCAGGAAGGTGACGCGTTCCCGCCGCGCCGCACCGGGCTGCGCGGCGACACCGCCGACTCGCTGGCCGTCCCGCACGCCCTCCGGGACGGCCGCTTCTGGGAGCACGCGGGGGACCCCGAGCCGACCGGCGAGCACTACGACCTGGTGGTGGTCGGCGGCGGCGTCAGCGGGGTCAGCGCCGCCTACGAGTGGCTGCGCCACGAGCCGCGGGCCCGTGTCCTCATCCTCGACAACCACGACGAGATCGGCGGCCAGGCGCGACGGGCCGAGTTCCGGCCGCCCGGCCGCAAGGGCGCGCTGATCGGCCAGGGCGGCTCGCGGGTGCTCGCGTCGCCCGAGACGTGGACCCCCGAGGGCAAGGACCTGCTGGCCCGGCTCGGCGTCGAGGTGAAGCGGCTGCGCCGCCACGTGGACGAGGGGCTCTACCCGGGACTGGGGCTGCACGAGGGCGTGATGTGCGATCGGGAGACGTTCCCCGTGGAGGGCCTGCACCGCATGGTCCCCGGCACGCCGCCCGAGCGGTGGACCGGGCGGCTGCCGCTCGCCGACCAGGCGCGGCGGGACCTGCTCAGGCTGGTCACGAACCCGCCCGACTGGTGGCCGGAGCTGCCGGTCGAGGAGAAGGAGGAGCGGCTGGCGGGCATGACCTACTCCGACTTCCTGATGGACGTGTGCGGGGTGCACCCGGACGTGGAGCTGTTCCACCGGACGCTGCCGAACGCCCGGTGGGGCTACGACGCCCGGGCGTTCGGCGCGATCGACGCCTGGGGCTGCGGCTATCCGGGGTTCCAGGGGCTGGGGCTGGACCCGGACAAGCCCTCACGGTTCTGCTCGCCGACCGTGAAGAAGGAGTGGGCCGGCGACCAGGACGTCCCCTGCCTGCCCGAGGGGCTGCAGGCGCTGGTGCGGATGATGGTGGGCCGGATGATCCCCGGCTTCGCCACGGCCACGACCATGGACGGCGTCACCACGGCCCGCTACGACTACGGGCGGCTCGACGTGCCGGGCAACCGGGTGCGGTTCCGGCTGTCCAGCCCGGTGGTGTCGGTGCGCAACGACGGCGACCCCGGCGACGCCACCTCGGCCACGGTCGCCTACTTCGACGGCCACCGCGTCCGCACGGTCGGCGCGGGGGCCGTCGTCATGGCCTGCTGGGCCGTGGTCGTGCCCCACGTGGTCCAGGACCTGCCGGAGGCGCAGCGGGCGGCGCTCTCCGAGACGGTCAAGATCCCGCTGTTGGAGGCCACCGTGCAGGTGCGCGACTGGCGGGCCTGGCGGCGGGCCGGGGTGCACCGGGTGCGCTGGACGGGCGCCTACTGGTGCCTGTCGGAGCTGGGTCAGCCGGTCGGCGCGCCCGACTACGACTGCCCCCGGGATCCCGGCGAGCCGATCACCGTCCACCTGGTCGCCACGCCGTGCCAGTCGGAGCTGGGCCCGGCCCGGGGCGCCGCCGCCGGCCGCCGGGCGCTGCTCAGGACCCCGTACGGCCATCTGGAGTACACGATCCGCGACCAGCTCGCCCGGCTGCTCGGGCCGGGCGGCTTCGACCCGGCCGCCGACATCGAGGCCGTGACCGTGCACCGGTGGGGGCACGGGTACGCGCCCGAGTACTGCCGGCC
- a CDS encoding glycosyltransferase family protein, with the protein MAETPEEPTYQRLGPVNWLPEERKVVERYEAELRELRRRLEIAEAKAAYAAWKLEATQAKRTFKLGEAIGAKKPGKVLEAVRAKERAPKPPRPVTEAIEAANNRPPLVEVPAVKWPAGPVNRPDLRVAVILDDFSRMAFRYEWEQIEFGLKDWPEIFAEKRPDLLFCESAWHGNQGRWRYQMTGTNAPKEPLRDLVAWCRAEGIPTVFWNKEDPPNFDFFIDTARLFDYVFTCDGDMVPKYREVLGHDRVDVLQFAAQPRVHNPVQRKEGRLHDVVFAGMYFRDKHPERREQMEVVLDPVRELGLHIFARNGEVDEKYAWPEKYRPHIVGELPYDQMLAAYRMYKVFLNVNSVLDSPTMCARRVFELSACSTPVVSGWSRAIEETFGELVPIAREPVESYNQVLHLINSPELRARMGHLAMREVFDKHLFSHRVDQILHLLGRPVQPRSRSISVVLPTNRASQIEHAISSVAKQIHRPLQLVMVLHGLDIDPVVVADKARMAGITDVVVLPAAPELSLGACMNLGIAAAEGELIAKMDDDNLYGAHYLSDLVRAFDYTDAELVGKGAHYSYFEGGNTTMLRLPGLEHRYSFLVQGGTFLGTAGMFRSYGFADITRGEDTHLVRRLKEDGVKIYSADRFNFVYWRSADASMHTWQADHIKLTRNAQFSFVGRPDDHVLI; encoded by the coding sequence ATGGCCGAAACTCCCGAAGAACCCACCTACCAGCGGCTCGGCCCGGTCAACTGGCTCCCCGAGGAGCGGAAGGTCGTCGAGCGGTACGAGGCGGAACTCAGGGAGCTGCGGCGGCGGCTGGAGATCGCCGAGGCCAAGGCCGCCTACGCCGCCTGGAAGCTGGAGGCCACCCAGGCCAAGCGGACCTTCAAGCTGGGCGAGGCCATCGGCGCCAAGAAGCCCGGCAAGGTGCTGGAGGCCGTCCGGGCCAAGGAGCGGGCGCCCAAGCCGCCGAGGCCGGTCACCGAGGCCATCGAGGCGGCCAACAACCGGCCGCCCCTGGTCGAGGTGCCCGCGGTCAAGTGGCCGGCCGGGCCGGTCAACCGGCCGGACCTGCGCGTCGCGGTGATCCTCGACGACTTCTCGCGGATGGCGTTCCGCTACGAGTGGGAGCAGATCGAGTTCGGGCTCAAGGACTGGCCGGAGATCTTCGCCGAGAAGCGGCCCGACCTGCTGTTCTGCGAGTCGGCCTGGCACGGCAACCAGGGCCGCTGGCGCTACCAGATGACCGGCACCAACGCCCCCAAGGAGCCGCTGCGCGACCTGGTGGCCTGGTGCCGGGCCGAGGGCATCCCGACGGTCTTCTGGAACAAGGAGGACCCGCCCAACTTCGACTTCTTCATCGACACGGCCAGGCTGTTCGACTACGTCTTCACCTGCGACGGCGACATGGTGCCGAAGTACCGCGAGGTGCTGGGGCACGACCGGGTGGACGTGCTGCAGTTCGCCGCCCAGCCGCGCGTGCACAACCCGGTGCAGCGCAAGGAGGGGCGCCTGCACGACGTGGTCTTCGCGGGCATGTACTTCCGCGACAAGCATCCCGAGCGCCGCGAGCAGATGGAGGTCGTCCTCGACCCGGTCCGCGAGCTGGGCCTGCACATCTTCGCCCGCAACGGCGAGGTGGACGAGAAGTACGCCTGGCCGGAGAAGTACCGCCCGCACATCGTCGGCGAGCTGCCCTACGACCAGATGCTGGCCGCCTACCGGATGTACAAGGTCTTCCTCAACGTCAACTCGGTGCTCGACTCGCCGACCATGTGCGCCCGGCGCGTCTTCGAGCTGTCGGCCTGCTCGACCCCGGTCGTGTCCGGCTGGTCACGGGCGATCGAGGAGACGTTCGGCGAGCTGGTCCCCATCGCCCGCGAACCGGTCGAGTCGTACAACCAGGTGCTGCACCTGATCAACAGCCCCGAGCTGCGGGCCAGGATGGGCCACCTGGCGATGCGCGAGGTGTTCGACAAGCACCTGTTCTCCCACCGCGTGGACCAGATCCTGCACCTGCTCGGCCGGCCCGTGCAGCCGAGGTCGCGCTCGATCTCCGTGGTGCTGCCGACCAACCGCGCCTCCCAGATCGAGCACGCGATCTCCTCGGTCGCCAAGCAGATCCACCGGCCGCTGCAGCTCGTCATGGTGCTGCACGGCCTCGACATCGACCCCGTCGTGGTGGCCGACAAGGCCCGCATGGCGGGCATCACGGACGTCGTGGTGCTGCCCGCCGCGCCCGAGCTGTCGCTCGGCGCCTGCATGAACCTCGGCATCGCCGCCGCGGAGGGCGAGCTGATCGCCAAGATGGACGACGACAACCTCTACGGCGCGCACTACCTGTCGGACCTGGTCAGGGCCTTCGACTACACCGACGCGGAGCTGGTCGGCAAGGGCGCCCACTACTCCTACTTCGAGGGCGGCAACACCACCATGCTCCGCCTGCCGGGTCTGGAGCACCGCTACTCGTTCCTCGTGCAGGGCGGCACGTTCCTCGGCACGGCCGGCATGTTCCGCTCGTACGGCTTCGCCGACATCACCCGGGGCGAGGACACCCACCTGGTGCGCCGGCTGAAGGAGGACGGCGTCAAGATCTACTCGGCGGACCGGTTCAACTTCGTCTACTGGCGCAGCGCCGACGCCAGCATGCACACCTGGCAGGCCGACCACATCAAGCTGACCCGCAACGCCCAGTTCTCCTTCGTGGGCCGGCCGGACGACCACGTCCTGATCTAG
- the wecB gene encoding non-hydrolyzing UDP-N-acetylglucosamine 2-epimerase has translation MRENPLVLHVLGARPNFVKAAPVVRALGELGMRQGIIHTGQHYDALMSDVFFADLGLPEPVANLGVGSGTHARQTAALLVGLEEVVLEQDPDLVVVYGDVNSTLAAILVCAKLGVRTAHVEAGLRSFDRGMPEEVNRIVTDSLSDLLFATSPDALSHLAAEGVPASKVHLVGNPMIDSLFAALPSLDPAPVVERLGLPERYAVATLHRPANVDTPEAARELVSAVLEVSRQLPLVVPIHPRGRTRLAEAGLVDGPSVKVVDPLGYVDFLSLVRGAALVVTDSGGVQEETTMLGVPCLTVRPNTERPVTITHGTNRLVTPALLPAAAEKALSDGATTPSGELPPLWDGAAGPRIARVIAAWLKGDNLSPASQGARSE, from the coding sequence ATGAGGGAGAACCCCCTGGTCCTGCACGTTCTGGGCGCTCGTCCCAATTTCGTGAAAGCGGCCCCGGTGGTGCGAGCACTCGGCGAGCTCGGCATGCGGCAGGGCATCATCCACACCGGTCAGCACTACGACGCGCTGATGTCCGACGTGTTCTTCGCCGACCTCGGCCTCCCAGAGCCGGTGGCCAACCTCGGGGTCGGGTCGGGCACGCACGCCAGGCAGACCGCCGCCCTGCTCGTCGGCCTGGAGGAGGTCGTGCTGGAGCAGGACCCCGACCTGGTGGTCGTCTACGGCGACGTCAACTCCACGCTGGCCGCCATCCTCGTCTGCGCCAAGCTGGGCGTGCGCACCGCGCACGTGGAGGCCGGGCTGCGCTCGTTCGACCGGGGCATGCCCGAGGAGGTCAACCGGATCGTCACGGACTCGCTGTCGGACCTACTGTTCGCCACCTCCCCCGACGCCCTGTCACACCTGGCGGCCGAGGGCGTGCCCGCCTCGAAGGTGCACCTGGTGGGCAACCCGATGATCGACAGCCTGTTCGCGGCCCTGCCGTCGCTGGACCCGGCTCCCGTCGTGGAGCGGCTGGGCCTGCCGGAGCGTTACGCCGTGGCGACGCTGCACCGGCCGGCGAACGTCGACACCCCCGAGGCCGCCCGGGAGCTGGTCTCGGCCGTGCTGGAGGTCTCGCGGCAGCTCCCGCTCGTGGTGCCGATCCACCCGAGAGGGCGCACCCGCCTGGCCGAGGCCGGGCTGGTCGACGGGCCGTCGGTGAAGGTCGTCGACCCGCTGGGCTACGTCGACTTCCTGTCGCTCGTCCGGGGTGCGGCGCTGGTCGTCACCGACTCGGGCGGCGTCCAGGAGGAGACGACCATGCTGGGCGTGCCGTGCCTGACCGTGCGGCCCAACACCGAGCGGCCCGTCACGATCACGCACGGCACCAACCGCCTGGTCACGCCGGCCCTGCTGCCGGCCGCCGCGGAGAAGGCGCTGTCCGACGGCGCCACGACGCCGTCGGGTGAGCTGCCCCCGCTGTGGGACGGCGCCGCCGGCCCGCGGATCGCCCGGGTGATCGCCGCCTGGCTGAAGGGGGACAACCTGTCTCCCGCGTCCCAGGGTGCGCGTTCCGAATAA
- a CDS encoding glycosyltransferase family 4 protein, whose product MSAKAARAGVGGLLKGFVQHPILVSRVVYTKMKSDPVRVAQAAAEALPPRLRPVVGRVAWPAARRARRAVRKFGMRVIRAPWDEAKVHWNEGRVSMAAEVLEAHTKYPFVKRRAAYYRGELAAISPDPIPPGAKVTIGERVPGRVLHCVTNALPYTQAGYTVRTHRIVTAQQAAGLDPHVVTSWGWPLFQGFADVTPHEEIDGIPYHRLLPEGREEMPFEMRGRMVKGADAVTRLVAELRPQVLHAATDHRNGSVAHAVRDRTGTPFVYEVRGFLEETWASRDPVRVGSERHVLQREREAFLMREADAVVTLAETMATEIVERGVPRERIFLAPNAVDDTLLSAHYDGASFRRAMGIGDDEIVVGSVSSIVAYEGFATLLRAAALLRDQGAPVRVLIVGDGSERANLLELVEELALTSAILPGRVGPDEALQAQEAIDIFACPREDLRVCRLVTPLKPVEAMALGKPVVLSDLPALSELVGSDGAGLLVPPGDPAELAKAIAGLRDDPARRAEMGEAGRAEVAAKRTWSRVAQTYRSLYQTLTER is encoded by the coding sequence TTGTCTGCCAAGGCCGCGCGCGCCGGGGTCGGCGGGTTGCTGAAGGGCTTCGTCCAGCATCCGATCCTCGTCTCCCGGGTCGTCTACACGAAGATGAAGTCCGACCCCGTACGGGTCGCGCAGGCCGCCGCCGAGGCCCTCCCGCCACGGCTGCGCCCGGTCGTCGGCCGGGTCGCCTGGCCGGCCGCCCGGCGTGCCCGGCGCGCGGTGCGCAAGTTCGGCATGCGGGTGATCAGGGCGCCGTGGGACGAGGCCAAGGTGCACTGGAACGAGGGCCGGGTCAGCATGGCCGCCGAGGTGCTGGAGGCGCACACCAAGTACCCGTTCGTCAAGCGCCGGGCCGCCTACTACCGGGGCGAGCTGGCCGCGATCAGTCCCGACCCCATCCCGCCGGGCGCCAAGGTGACCATCGGTGAGCGGGTCCCGGGCCGGGTGCTCCACTGCGTCACCAACGCGCTGCCCTACACGCAGGCCGGCTACACGGTCCGCACACACCGCATCGTCACCGCCCAGCAGGCCGCGGGGCTCGACCCGCACGTGGTGACGAGCTGGGGCTGGCCGCTGTTCCAGGGGTTCGCCGACGTCACGCCGCACGAGGAGATCGACGGCATCCCCTACCACCGGCTGCTGCCCGAGGGCCGCGAGGAGATGCCGTTCGAGATGCGCGGGCGCATGGTCAAGGGCGCCGACGCGGTCACCCGACTCGTCGCCGAGCTGCGGCCCCAGGTCCTGCACGCCGCCACCGACCACCGCAACGGCTCCGTGGCCCACGCCGTGCGCGACCGGACCGGCACCCCCTTCGTCTACGAGGTGCGCGGCTTCCTGGAGGAGACCTGGGCCTCGCGCGACCCCGTCCGGGTCGGCAGCGAGCGGCACGTGCTCCAGCGCGAGCGTGAGGCGTTCCTCATGCGCGAGGCCGACGCGGTCGTCACGCTGGCCGAGACGATGGCCACCGAGATCGTCGAGCGCGGAGTGCCGCGCGAGCGGATCTTCCTGGCGCCCAACGCGGTGGACGACACGCTGCTGTCGGCCCACTACGACGGCGCCTCGTTCCGGCGGGCCATGGGCATCGGCGACGACGAGATCGTGGTCGGCTCGGTCTCCAGCATCGTGGCCTACGAGGGCTTCGCGACGCTGCTGCGGGCCGCGGCGCTGCTGCGCGACCAGGGCGCTCCGGTGCGGGTGCTCATCGTGGGCGACGGCAGCGAGCGCGCCAACCTGCTGGAGCTCGTCGAGGAGCTGGCGCTGACCAGCGCGATCCTGCCGGGCCGGGTCGGTCCCGACGAGGCCCTGCAGGCGCAGGAGGCGATCGACATCTTCGCCTGCCCCCGCGAGGACCTGCGGGTGTGCCGGCTCGTCACGCCGCTCAAGCCGGTCGAGGCGATGGCGCTCGGCAAGCCCGTCGTGCTCAGCGACCTGCCCGCCCTGTCGGAGCTCGTGGGCTCCGACGGCGCCGGGCTGCTGGTGCCGCCCGGCGACCCGGCGGAGCTGGCCAAGGCCATCGCCGGGCTCAGGGACGACCCCGCCAGGCGCGCCGAGATGGGCGAGGCGGGCAGGGCCGAGGTTGCGGCCAAGCGCACCTGGAGCCGCGTGGCCCAGACCTACCGGTCTCTCTACCAGACCCTTACCGAACGATGA
- a CDS encoding nucleotide sugar dehydrogenase, with product MTGIDLAVIGLGYVGMPLAKEAVAAGLKVVGVDVDRAKVEALNAGQSYIDDLSDADLEHMLANGFSATLDESVLSRSNTIVICVPTPLDEDHRPDLSAVEGATKSVARNLAKGTLVVLESTTWPGTTDEVARPLLETSGLVAGEDFHLAFSPERIDPGNPKFGLRNTPKVVGGYTMTCRDRAAAFYGQFIEQVVPVSGTREAEMAKLLENTYRHVNIALVNEMAIFCDELGINLWESIEAAATKPFGFQKFLPGPGVGGHCIPVDPSYLSYTVRKLGYPFRFVELAQEINERMPSYVVARVQRLLNRHKKPVNGAKVVMLGVTYKPDIADERETPALPVARALLELGADLSFADPYVKEWAVDGTPVPREDDLAAAVVGADVTLLLQQHAAFDLDMVEAKAKLVLDTRGVLAEGERIERL from the coding sequence GTGACAGGAATCGACCTGGCTGTCATCGGCCTGGGGTACGTCGGCATGCCGCTCGCCAAGGAGGCGGTGGCCGCCGGGCTGAAGGTCGTCGGCGTGGACGTCGACCGCGCGAAGGTCGAGGCGCTCAACGCCGGGCAGTCCTACATCGATGACCTGTCCGACGCCGACCTCGAGCACATGCTGGCCAACGGCTTCAGCGCCACGCTCGACGAGTCCGTGCTGTCCCGGAGCAACACGATCGTCATCTGCGTGCCCACCCCGCTCGACGAGGACCACCGCCCCGACCTGTCCGCGGTCGAGGGCGCCACCAAGAGCGTGGCCCGCAACCTCGCCAAGGGCACGCTCGTCGTGCTCGAATCGACCACCTGGCCGGGCACCACCGACGAGGTGGCCCGCCCGCTGCTGGAGACCTCCGGTCTGGTCGCCGGCGAGGACTTCCATCTCGCCTTCTCACCCGAGCGCATCGACCCGGGCAACCCCAAGTTCGGCCTGCGCAACACGCCCAAGGTCGTCGGCGGCTACACCATGACCTGCCGCGACCGGGCGGCCGCCTTCTACGGGCAGTTCATCGAGCAGGTCGTGCCCGTCAGCGGCACCCGCGAGGCCGAGATGGCCAAGCTGCTGGAGAACACCTACCGGCACGTCAACATCGCGCTCGTCAACGAGATGGCGATCTTCTGTGACGAGCTGGGGATCAACCTGTGGGAGTCGATCGAGGCGGCGGCCACCAAGCCGTTCGGCTTCCAGAAGTTCCTGCCCGGTCCGGGCGTCGGCGGGCACTGCATCCCCGTCGACCCGTCGTACCTGTCCTACACGGTGCGCAAGCTCGGCTACCCGTTCAGGTTCGTGGAGCTGGCCCAGGAGATCAACGAGCGGATGCCGTCCTACGTGGTGGCCCGCGTCCAGCGACTGCTGAACCGGCATAAGAAGCCCGTGAACGGCGCCAAAGTGGTTATGCTCGGCGTCACCTACAAACCGGACATCGCCGACGAGCGCGAGACGCCGGCCCTCCCCGTGGCGCGTGCGCTGCTGGAACTGGGCGCGGACCTGTCGTTCGCCGACCCGTACGTCAAGGAGTGGGCGGTCGACGGCACACCCGTGCCGCGTGAAGATGACCTGGCCGCGGCCGTGGTCGGCGCCGACGTGACGCTGCTGTTGCAGCAACACGCCGCGTTCGACCTGGACATGGTCGAGGCGAAGGCCAAGCTCGTGCTCGACACCCGCGGCGTGCTCGCCGAGGGTGAACGCATCGAGCGGCTGTAG
- a CDS encoding glycosyltransferase has product MHVLVMTVVHNPEDARILHRQIRALVDAGHEVTYAASFTAHGVVPRPWVTGVDLPRAAQRKRVAAVWAARRLFKRMRGKVDLVLVHDPELLFAVWGVRNSPPVVWDVHEDTPATLSLKPWLPSLLRPPVRFLARMLESTAERKMHLLLAETAYAGRFKHAHLIVPNETWVPDSVTPPGDDRVVYLGWLSRARGVMEAIEVARLLQPYRVAVELIGYADPQSRPLLNQAVTEGLLEWRDFMPNDEALKRLDGALAGLSLLHDEPNYRHSMPTKIVEYMAHGIPVITTPSPRAVELVERYSSGVVVPWEDPKAVAQAVLTLRDDVRERRAQGARGYASARANHHWPNSARRFVTQLEAWAGVVKF; this is encoded by the coding sequence GTGCACGTGCTCGTCATGACGGTGGTGCATAACCCCGAGGACGCGAGGATCCTGCACCGGCAGATCCGCGCCCTCGTGGATGCCGGTCATGAGGTCACGTATGCGGCGTCCTTCACGGCCCACGGCGTGGTGCCCCGGCCGTGGGTCACCGGCGTCGACCTGCCCAGGGCCGCCCAGCGCAAGCGGGTGGCGGCCGTCTGGGCGGCCCGCAGGCTGTTCAAGAGGATGCGCGGCAAGGTCGACCTCGTACTGGTGCACGACCCGGAGTTGCTGTTCGCCGTCTGGGGCGTGCGCAACAGCCCGCCCGTGGTCTGGGACGTCCACGAGGACACCCCGGCGACGCTGTCGCTCAAGCCGTGGCTGCCCTCGCTGCTGCGCCCGCCCGTGCGCTTCCTCGCCCGGATGCTGGAGAGCACCGCCGAGCGCAAGATGCACCTGCTGCTGGCGGAGACCGCCTACGCGGGCAGGTTCAAGCACGCCCACCTCATCGTGCCGAACGAGACCTGGGTCCCCGACTCGGTCACCCCGCCCGGCGACGACCGGGTGGTCTACCTCGGCTGGCTGTCCCGGGCGCGCGGCGTCATGGAGGCGATCGAGGTCGCCCGGCTGCTCCAGCCGTACCGGGTGGCCGTGGAGCTGATCGGCTACGCCGACCCGCAGAGCCGCCCGCTGCTCAACCAGGCCGTCACCGAGGGCCTGCTGGAGTGGCGCGACTTCATGCCGAACGACGAGGCGCTCAAGCGGCTCGACGGGGCGCTGGCCGGCCTGTCCCTGCTGCACGACGAGCCGAACTACCGGCACTCGATGCCGACCAAGATCGTGGAGTACATGGCGCACGGCATCCCCGTGATCACCACGCCGTCGCCCCGCGCGGTCGAGCTGGTCGAGCGGTACTCCAGCGGCGTCGTGGTGCCATGGGAGGACCCCAAGGCCGTGGCGCAGGCCGTGCTCACCCTGCGCGACGACGTTCGCGAGCGGCGGGCGCAGGGCGCGCGCGGCTACGCGTCGGCCCGCGCCAACCACCACTGGCCCAACTCGGCCAGGCGGTTCGTCACCCAGCTCGAAGCCTGGGCCGGAGTCGTGAAGTTCTAG
- a CDS encoding DUF4434 domain-containing protein, translated as MRWLFVLLGAAVLAAVAAVIVVLPDDPPPARVSRQAAPTPTPTATEPTPQVPEFTDVCGTYETAEKYPYAVTGYWITPQSNRCTWRKQLQEIHSVGGDTVIRIGYGLQYRAVDDEGRVLAKDGTRDSLYKDCVEDGLSCHDAAERDLRRAHPGNRVARTYVYRTDQAFGPDLFRCSEVERSVPGGKRVYYRVLAPMDGSDDATCDFTKPKPYDLIIIAGAADDSLTELLSLGDRFGIRVFPALPLAPRDPKTPIRANPDHIGTLTTLTRRILQDYGARFADRTSLGGVYQPFEVQMAASLAGNPTLEVYSQQHRIVEQELPGKPILISPYLDARRRVAFGQTPAQVAEGFKALVKTGVGIIAPQDSRGTGKVGLFWPDQRDDEVDERLRPVVGETTYGTAYHGSTRDYYREMALARDEMLRAGHEVELWANVESFEPSGDKPCAAQGTRGKTDKKRLDQAVTMAGRYVQKIVSYMWSDFMTCGSPSLEQEVMKDWDRPIAVDAIRRGRDARDGVEVRGYHLKDGTVTVTWQDGATEMVIATTGWLDEDPLEELPEGMQTAWVPFDWGQVPAGEWVRIGVRLPSGQETTEPLRVRLTT; from the coding sequence GTGCGCTGGCTCTTCGTGCTGCTGGGTGCGGCCGTCCTGGCAGCCGTGGCGGCCGTCATCGTGGTCCTCCCCGACGACCCGCCGCCCGCGCGGGTCAGCCGGCAGGCCGCGCCCACCCCCACGCCCACCGCCACCGAGCCCACCCCGCAGGTGCCCGAGTTCACCGACGTGTGCGGCACCTACGAGACCGCCGAGAAGTACCCGTACGCCGTCACCGGCTACTGGATCACGCCGCAGTCCAACCGGTGCACCTGGCGCAAGCAGCTCCAGGAGATCCACAGCGTCGGCGGCGACACGGTCATCCGGATCGGCTACGGCCTGCAGTACCGCGCCGTCGACGACGAGGGCCGTGTCCTGGCCAAGGACGGCACCCGCGACTCGCTCTACAAGGACTGCGTGGAGGACGGCCTGTCCTGCCACGACGCGGCGGAGCGCGACCTCAGACGGGCCCACCCGGGCAACCGGGTCGCCCGCACCTACGTCTACCGCACCGACCAGGCGTTCGGCCCCGACCTGTTCCGCTGCTCCGAGGTGGAGCGCTCGGTCCCGGGGGGCAAGCGCGTCTACTACCGGGTGCTCGCGCCCATGGACGGCTCCGACGACGCCACCTGCGACTTCACCAAGCCCAAACCGTACGACCTGATCATCATCGCGGGCGCGGCCGACGACAGCCTCACCGAGCTGCTCTCCCTCGGCGACCGGTTCGGCATCCGGGTCTTCCCCGCGCTCCCGCTGGCCCCGCGCGACCCCAAGACGCCCATCAGGGCCAATCCCGACCACATCGGCACGCTCACCACGCTGACCCGCCGCATCCTGCAGGACTACGGCGCGCGCTTCGCCGACCGCACCTCCCTCGGCGGCGTCTACCAGCCGTTCGAGGTGCAGATGGCCGCCTCCCTGGCCGGCAACCCCACCCTGGAGGTCTACAGCCAGCAGCACCGCATCGTGGAGCAGGAGCTGCCCGGCAAGCCCATCCTGATCAGCCCCTACCTCGACGCGCGCAGGCGGGTCGCGTTCGGCCAGACGCCCGCCCAGGTCGCCGAGGGCTTCAAGGCGCTCGTCAAGACCGGCGTCGGCATCATCGCGCCGCAGGACAGCCGCGGCACCGGCAAGGTCGGCCTGTTCTGGCCCGACCAGCGCGACGACGAGGTGGACGAACGCCTGCGCCCCGTCGTCGGCGAGACCACGTACGGCACCGCCTACCACGGCTCCACCCGCGACTACTACCGCGAGATGGCGCTGGCCCGCGACGAGATGCTGCGGGCCGGCCACGAGGTGGAGCTGTGGGCCAACGTCGAGTCGTTCGAGCCGTCCGGCGACAAGCCGTGCGCCGCCCAGGGCACCCGCGGCAAGACCGACAAGAAGCGCCTCGACCAGGCCGTCACCATGGCCGGCCGGTACGTCCAGAAGATCGTCTCGTACATGTGGAGCGACTTCATGACCTGCGGCTCGCCTTCGCTGGAGCAGGAGGTCATGAAGGACTGGGACCGCCCCATCGCGGTCGACGCCATCCGGCGCGGGCGCGACGCCCGCGACGGCGTCGAGGTGCGCGGCTACCACCTCAAGGACGGCACCGTCACCGTGACCTGGCAGGACGGCGCCACCGAGATGGTCATCGCCACCACGGGCTGGCTGGACGAGGACCCGCTGGAGGAGCTGCCCGAAGGCATGCAGACGGCCTGGGTGCCGTTCGACTGGGGGCAGGTGCCGGCCGGCGAGTGGGTGCGGATCGGCGTCCGGCTCCCCTCGGGCCAGGAGACCACCGAACCCCTCCGCGTCCGGCTCACCACGTGA